AGCCAGAACGGCCAAGTGAGTCCCCATTGCTCTTTATCGCGCTCATCGCAAGGTTCTAACAGATATTGTGTAGGGGTTTCACAATCGTAATGCCAGCAAGGCATCTCTCGCTCAACCAACCgtccatcaacatcaaccatcACAGAGTCTCATCCAACCTCTCGTCGCACCTGTTGCTGCGTCAATCCCTCGTTATTGTTTCGACAACGATAAATATTGGTACATTATCGAAGTTAAGATGGAAGATGGTCGCTGCTGGGAACTGTCCCGATACTATCACGATTTTTATGATTTCCAAATCTCTCTATTGACCCAgttcgaggaggaagcgggCAATCGCGGCAAACCTCGAACTTTGCCATTTATGCCTGGTCCTGTCGCCCACGTCACCGATGCGATCTCCGATGGCCGTCGTCATAATCTGGATGAATACATCAAGAAGCTTCTGTCTATGCCTCCTCACATCACCCGATGCCCTCTTGTTCGTCAGCTGTTCGCTCCTCGGCAGGGCGACTTCGAGATCGACCCTAGTGCTTTTGGCGAAGATGCAAGGTTCTCAGGTGGCTCGCAACAGTCTGACCATGAGATCTCCCCCAGTGCATCTAGACAGTCTTCGCAAACACAAACGGGCGGGCCTTCCGAACGCAGCTCACACTCGCACTCCGCCTCGCACTCACACCAGCGATCCCAGCCGTCTAACTCCCACCTCAACGGAAACCCACCTCCAATGATCCGCCAGCAGAGCTCGCTCACACAAGTGTCCACAACTTCCGGCAGCGGAGCGCTGAAAGTCAAGGTCTTCTTCCAGGATGACCTGATTGCCATTCGAGTTCCGGGTGATATCAATGCCCAGCAGCTCAAAGAAAAACTCAAGGATCGCTTGAAGATCACTGAAGACATCGTGGTACAATACAAGGATGAGCCTTCTGGCACCTACGTCGACCTTGTCAGCGACAACGATCTCGATACCGCTATTCAACGAAATTCTAAACTCACCCTTTATGTCGGACTTGCATAGAACCTATTTACGATAGAGATCCTTTTCTGTTTATCTTTGTGTCTACCCTCCCTTACAGCCCTTGTTGCTTCATCTCTCGCTGTCATTTCTTTTGTGCCTACTCATACTTCAGCCCGACTATTTCTCTTTTGTTTGGGTATTCAGGATGTCGCGGCGTTCAGGGATGTTCTTTGGTCATCAGCCCCACGAATGCGTTTGTTAAATTCACGAAGTTGAGGATGTCAAGATTGAGACGTCTGAAATGTTGATGCGATCATGTACATTGGTTTCcgttcttgttttttttGCTCTCATACCCTTTTCCCATGTTTGTCGTGTGTACATAAAATTTAGCCTGCATATACAGAGT
This is a stretch of genomic DNA from Aspergillus puulaauensis MK2 DNA, chromosome 8, nearly complete sequence. It encodes these proteins:
- the BEM1 gene encoding phosphatidylinositol-3-phosphate-binding protein BEM1 (BUSCO:EOG09261JVS;~COG:C;~EggNog:ENOG410PGTP;~InterPro:IPR030507,IPR035550,IPR036028,IPR001683, IPR035548,IPR035549,IPR001452,IPR036871,IPR000270;~PFAM:PF00018,PF00564,PF07653,PF00787;~go_function: GO:0005515 - protein binding [Evidence IEA];~go_function: GO:0035091 - phosphatidylinositol binding [Evidence IEA];~go_process: GO:0000902 - cell morphogenesis [Evidence IEA]), encoding MKALRRSLKGEKDPKPHHHHHLSITPKSAVAILPPKKVIKALYDYQPEPGNNQELPFSKGDFFHVISREDDSDWYEACNPLIPTARGLVPVSFFEVVGKTQRDSSGSVDLGNKKEPHDSGFADRATSSGSEFGSGSSKSYQSHPAFPRISMMGKAGGGAMVYGIVQYDFQAERPDELDARSGEAIIVIAQSNPEWFVAKPIGRLGGPGLIPVSFVELRDMQSGQAVTDPLEAVRRAGVPKVEEWKKMTAEYKNSSITLGKIEAAGSMQSVQSGMERMSVRQSADHMSHMSQNGQGFHNRNASKASLAQPTVHQHQPSQSLIQPLVAPVAASIPRYCFDNDKYWYIIEVKMEDGRCWELSRYYHDFYDFQISLLTQFEEEAGNRGKPRTLPFMPGPVAHVTDAISDGRRHNLDEYIKKLLSMPPHITRCPLVRQLFAPRQGDFEIDPSAFGEDARFSGGSQQSDHEISPSASRQSSQTQTGGPSERSSHSHSASHSHQRSQPSNSHLNGNPPPMIRQQSSLTQVSTTSGSGALKVKVFFQDDLIAIRVPGDINAQQLKEKLKDRLKITEDIVVQYKDEPSGTYVDLVSDNDLDTAIQRNSKLTLYVGLA